From a region of the Salvelinus alpinus chromosome 2, SLU_Salpinus.1, whole genome shotgun sequence genome:
- the LOC139568149 gene encoding histone H3-like, whose translation MNARKVSALTKEPSARGWGLHFGAAGRGPASRPMDAGGGLRNGPIRVVRRRCPISRRRCRLYKLHIGIWRLYSDCERRNLASAMARTKQTARKSTGGKAPRKQLATKAARKSAPATGGVKKPHRYRPGTVALREIRRYQKSTELLIRKLPFQRLVREIAQDFKTDLRFQSSAVMALQEASEAYLVGLFEDTNLCAIHAKRVTIMPKDIQLARRIRGERA comes from the coding sequence ATGAACGCGCGTAAAGTGTCGGCCCTAACAAAAGAGCCAAGCGCGCGAGGGTGGGGGTTGCATTTTGGGGCGGCAGGGAGAGGCCCAGCCTCCCGTCCAATGGACGCCGGAGGAGGCCTCCGCAACGGGCCAATCAGAGTGGTGCGTAGAAGGTGTCCAATCAGCAGACGCCGCTGCCGGCTTTATAAACTTCACATAGGCATTTGGAGGCTATACTCCGACTGTGAAAGAAGGAATCTAGCTAGCGCCATGGCCAGAACCAAGCAAACCGCTCGCAAATCCACCGGTGGTAAAGCACCCAGGAAGCAGCTCGCCACCAAGGCTGCGCGCAAGAGCGCCCCGGCCACCGGCGGCGTGAAGAAACCTCACCGTTACAGGCCCGGCACCGTGGCTCTGCGAGAGATCCGTCGTTACCAGAAGTCCACTGAGCTGCTGATCCGTAAACTGCCCTTCCAGCGCCTGGTGAGAGAAATTGCCCAGGACTTCAAGACCGACCTGCGCTTCCAGAGTTCCGCCGTGATGGCCCTGCAGGAGGCTAGCGAGGCTTACCTGGTCGGCCTGTTCGAGGACACCAACCTGTGCGCCATCCACGCCAAGAGGGTGACCATCATGCCCAAGGACATCCAGCTGGCCCGTCGTATTCGCGGAGAGCGCGCTTAA
- the LOC139568156 gene encoding histone H1 has protein sequence MAEVAPAPAAAAPAKAPKKKAAAKAKKAGPSVGELIVKAVSASKERSGVSLAALKKSLAAGGYDVEKNNSRVKIAVKSLVTKGTLVQTKGTGASGSFKLNKKAVEAKKPAKKAAAPKAKKVAAKKPAAAKKPKKVAAKKAVAAKKSPKKAKKPATPKKVAKSPKKVKKPAAAAKKAAKSPKKATKAAKPKAAKPKAAKARKAAPKKK, from the coding sequence ATGGCAGAAGTCGCACCAGCACCCGCCGCCGCCGCGCCGGCCAAGGCACCCAAGAAGAAGGCAGCGGCCAAGGCCAAGAAAGCGGGACCCAGCGTAGGCGAGCTCATCGTCAAGGCGGTGTCCGCCTCCAAGGAGAGGAGCGGCGTGTCCCTGGCCGCGCTCAAGAAGAGTCTGGCTGCAGGTGGCTACGACGTGGAGAAGAACAACTCCCGCGTCAAGATCGCCGTCAAGAGCCTCGTCACCAAGGGCACCCTGGTCCAGACCAAGGGCACAGGTGCCTCCGGCTCCTTCAAGCTCAACAAGAAAGCCGTGGAGGCAAAGAAGCCCGCCAAGAAAGCCGCAGCCCCCAAAGCAAAGAAGGTGGCCGCCAAGAAGCCCGCCGCGGCGAAGAAGCCCAAGAAGGTAGCAGCCAAGAAGGCCGTCGCCGCAAAGAAGTCCCCCAAGAAGGCCAAGAAGCCCGCTACACCCAAAAAGGTCGCCAAGAGCCCAAAGAAAGTGAAGAAGCCCGCCGCGGCGGCCAAGAAGGCGGCCAAGAGCCCCAAAAAGGCTACCAAGGCAGCGAAGCCCAAAGCCGCCAAGCCCAAGGCAGCCAAGGCCAGAAAGGCAGCCCCCAAGAAGAAGTAA
- the LOC139541622 gene encoding alpha-2-macroglobulin-like, whose translation MCPGRTRYTLLTCPRGRVDTVTRSLLVKAEGTEKSHTYNWLLCPTGEALTEEVELQLPQNVVDGSARISLSVLGDILGRALNNLDGLLQMPYGCGEQNMALLSPNIYILEYLRNTKQLTPAILDKATKFLTSGYQRQLNYKNADGAYSTFGQGLGNTWLTAFVLRSFGKAQSFIYVDPATMEQSKTWLERQQGKHGCFRALGKLLNNRMKGGVTDEVTLTAYITASMLELNMSVSDPVVDHSLSCLKNSTSDLSNTYATALLAYTFTLAGDMETRARLLQHLDTISFQEGGLLHWSQSSSETLPSLEVEISSYVLLASLSASSRSTSDLGYASRIVRWLVRQQNAYGGFSSTQDTVVALQALALYSTRVFSRGGASTVTVRSPSGERCLFHVNQNNKLLYQERALQDTEGKYSVEVKGSACASVQVVVRYNVPTPTRSTTLSIQVTPEVDCNSKSLRPRVTLKLESRYRGKELTTNMIIVDLKMLSGFSPDPDSLGRLRGSSQVDRVDIKDDHVLLYLTELTSLFPFHITLDIIQEFPVQNLKPAVVKIYDYYQPSDQAETEYVFPCK comes from the exons ATGTGTCCAGGACGCACACGATATACACTGCTTACTTGcccc AGAGGACGCGTTGACACGGTCACACGGAGCCTGCTGGTGAAG gcTGAGGGAACAGAGAAGAGCCACACCTACAACTGGTTGCTGTGTCCTACTG GAGAAGCTCTGACGGAGGAGGTGGAACTGCAACTCCCCCAGAACGTGGTGGATGGTTCTGCTAGGATTTCCCTCTCAGTTCTGG GGGACATCCTGGGTCGGGCCCTCAACAACCTGGATGGACTGTTGCAGATGCCGTATGGGTGTGGGGAGCAGAACATGGCCCTGCTCTCCCCCAATATCTACATCCTGGAGTACCTGAGGAACACAAAGCAGCTCACGCCAGCCATCCTAGACAAGGCTACCAAGTTCCTCACTAGTG GTTACCAACGGCAGCTGAACTACAAGAATGCTGATGGTGCGTACAGCACGTTTGGACAAGGCTTGGGGAACACCTG GCTGACTGCTTTTGTCTTGAGATCCTTTGGCAAAGCCCAGTCTTTCATCTATGTTGACCCGGCAACGATGGAGCAATCCAAGACTTGGTTGGAACGTCAACAAGGCAAACATGGCTGTTTCAGAGCTTTAGGGAAGCTCTTGAACAACAGAATGAAG GGTGGAGTGACGGATGAAGTCACACTGACTGCTTACATCACTGCTTCAATGCTGGAGCTCAACATGTCCGTGTCG GATCCTGTTGTGGACCACAGCTTGTCTTGCCTGAAGAACTCCACCAGTGATTTGTCCAACACCTACGCTACTGCTCTGCTGGCCTACACCTTCACCCTGGCAGGTGACATGGAGACACGGGCCCGGCTTCTGCAGCACCTCGACACCATCTCATTTCAAGAGG GGGGTCTCCTGCACTGGTCCCAGTCCTCCTCGGAGACCTTACCCTCCCTGGAGGTGGAGATCAGCTCCTACGTTCTGCTGGCGTCCCTCAGTGCCTCTTCTCGGTCTACCTCTGACCTGGGCTACGCCTCCCGCATCGTCAGGTGGCTGGTGAGGCAGCAGAACGCCTACGGAGGCTTCTCCTCCACCCAG GACACCGTGGTGGCCCTCCAGGCCCTGGCTCTCTACTCCACCAGGGTGTTCAGTAGAGGCGGAGCCAGCACAGTGACGGTACGGTCTCCCAGTGGGGAACGGTGCCTCTTCCATGTCAACCAAAACAACAAGCTTCTGTACCAGGAGAGGGCGCTGCAGGACACAGAAGGGAAGTACAGCGTTGAAGTGAAGGGCAGTGCTTGTGCCTCAGTGCAG GTGGTGGTCCGCTACAACGTCCCTACTCCTACCAGAAGCACAACGCTCAGTATCCAGGTGACTCCAGAGGTGGACTGCAACAGCAAGTCTTTGAGACCCAGAGTCACGCTGAAGCTCGAGTCTCG ATATCGTGGAAAGGAGCTCACCACCAATATGATTATAGTGGATTTGAAAATGCTCTCTGGGTTTTCTCCAGATCCAGACTCTTTGGGGAGG CTGAGGGGTTCGAGTCAAGTGGATCGTGTTGATATCAAAGATGACCATGTGTTACTGTACTTGACAGAG CTGACATCACTATTTCCTTTCCACATCACCCTGGACATCATACAGGAGTTCCCAGTACAGAATCTAAAGCCAGCAGTGGTCAAGATCTATGACTACTACCAGCCAA GTGACCAGGCTGAGACAGAATACGTCTTCCCTTGCAAGTAG